A genomic stretch from Helianthus annuus cultivar XRQ/B chromosome 1, HanXRQr2.0-SUNRISE, whole genome shotgun sequence includes:
- the LOC110878891 gene encoding F-box protein At3g56470, translating into MELKQISCDESASYESLIAENRDENETKIDNTSESHLLSIPLHILEMVMEHFRDVEFMNFRATCKHCYLAAPLRRPQMSSPWLLVLRKNHDIISLIDPMCGDEYVVKTPRELLHSQCSIICSRYGWLLMLNNRGHIHELVFCNPFTGKIRKLPSAKPCSFGSLCFSAPPTSPDCIVVGFTTHGPYHVYIHFMSREPPSWRRYRWDDYGNDPHSDLFPTFSGRSIYALCNNGRVDAFSFSDRGKGDYSLKVVKVEAPTRPRANFYLSKCDQHLLLVIVGEYGGESVEVFKLNDSTKEWEKINDLGKHMIYISETSCICLDAKSPQMGNKIYFPRYHKNDTKAKSPQTGNNIYFPRLLDNSNTKIVFYSLETRRYHTFDDKNIQESCADLLGMSQPCNPHTWIE; encoded by the coding sequence ATGGAGCTAAAGCAGATTTCTTGTGATGAGTCGGCAAGTTACGAGTCGTTAATTGCTGAAAACCGCGATGAGAATGAGACTAAAATTGATAACACAAGTGAGTCACACCTGCTCAGTATTCCATTGCATATTTTGGAAATGGTTATGGAGCATTTTCGTGATGTCGAGTTCATGAATTTCCGTGCTACATGCAAACATTGTTATTTAGCAGCACCATTAAGGAGACCGCAAATGTCTTCACCATGGTTGTTGGTGTTACGCAAGAATCATGACATTATTAGTTTGATAGATCCGATGTGCGGTGACGAGTATGTTGTAAAAACACCTCGAGAATTACTCCACAGTCAATGCTCAATAATATGTTCTAGGTATGGTTGGTTGTTGATGCTTAACAATCGTGGACACATCCACGAGTTGGTGTTCTGTAACCCATTTACAGGTAAAATCCGTAAGCTACCTTCAGCAAAGCCTTGTTCTTTTGGAAGCCTTTGTTTTTCAGCGCCACCTACTTCCCCCGATTGTATAGTTGTTGGATTCACAACACACGGGCCCTATCATGTCTACATCCACTTTATGTCTCGGGAACCACCATCATGGCGTAGGTATCGTTGGGATGATTATGGCAATGATCCGCATTCTGATCTCTTTCCAACATTCAGTGGCCGGAGTATTTATGCCTTGTGTAACAATGGAAGAGTTGATGCTTTTAGTTTTAGCGACAGGGGTAAAGGAGATTACTCTTTGAAGGTTGTTAAAGTCGAAGCCCCTACAAGACCTCGGGCAAACTTCTATCTATCAAAATGTGATCAACATCTTTTACTTGTTATCGTGGGTGAGTATGGAGGAGAATCGGTTGAGGTGTTCAAACTAAATGATTCTACAAAAGAATGGGAGAAAATAAATGATTTAGGAAAACACATGATTTATATATCTGAAACATCATGTATCTGCCTTGATGCCAAATCACCACAAATGGGGAACAAGATCTACTTTCCAAGATATCACAAGAACGATACGAAAGCCAAATCACCACAAACGGGGAACAACATCTACTTTCCAAGATTATTAGACAACTCGAATACGAAGATAGTGTTCTATTCACTCGAGACACGCAGGTATCACACATTCGATGACAAAAATATCCAAGAAAGTTGTGCTGATTTACTTGGAATGTCACAACCTTGCAACCCTCATACATGGATTGAATAA
- the LOC110878883 gene encoding F-box/FBD/LRR-repeat protein At1g13570 isoform X1, with translation MDMFKKLPHTIIENILCLVPIQEAARTSILSKEWRYHWTKIPKLVFDEETFQVLGDVSDQRPRKEERVSNIQNQREGTSYWCKLFYAFYQILLKHEGPIHEFTLNVLSDETCDEIYHIINYALRNYSVKKLTIDLTWAYLLPLSMLSFHQLTDLHLDNCDLGYRPMTFNVFDSLTNLYLRDVDTSKKTLLHLISSCPLLKSLTLMIDDSQGFDESLDFEEYSLTNLFECFPMVENLSTCFSITKYFDKDGVPQVLPTSLIYLKYVYIDEMSFMYEYGLPFLLFLIRSSPNMEKLKLRVNADRYCHKDPILQSQKCSSTLKGCSDILLEHLKVIEISDLWNKNTKPTLDFVKFIMSKSPALKKVRISLHKGGHRDDGLQVSEVLLSSQSASPMVDIIVENDV, from the exons ATGGACATGTTCAAGAAGCTTCCTCACACCATAATTGAAAACATTCTATGTCTTGTACCGATTcaagaggcagcaaggacaagCATCCTTTCTAAGGAATGGAGGTACCATTGGACCAAAATCCCAAAACTCGTGTTTGATGAGGAGACGTTTCAAGTATTAGGTGACGTTAGTGATCAGCGGCCTCGTAAGGAAGAAAGGGTTAGCAACATACAAAATCAAAGGGAAGGAACGAGCTACTGGTGTAAACTTTTCTATGCTTTCTATCAAATTTTGTTGAAACACGAGGGTCCAATACACGAGTTCACTCTTAATGTTCTCTCAGATGAGACATGTGATGAAATCTACCATATAATAAATTATGCGTTGAGGAACTATAGTGTCAAGAAATTAACAATTGACCTCACTTGGGCGTATCTGTTACCCTTATCTATGTTGTCGTTTCATCAGTTAACGGACCTACATCTCGATAACTGTGATCTTGGCTACAGACCGATGACGTTCAATGTATTTGATAGCCTTACAAACTTATATTTGAGAGATGTAGACACTAGTAAAAAGACGCTTCTACATCTCATATCCAGTTGTCCATTGCTTAAGAGCTTGACTCTG ATGATTGATGATTCACAAGGTTTTGACGAATCACTAGATTTTGAGGAGTACAGCCTTACAAATCTATTTGAGTGTTTCCCTATGGTTGAAAATCTGTCTACTTGTTTCTCGATAACCAAG TATTTTGATAAAGACGGAGTTCCACAAGTGCTTCCAACGTCGTTAATCTACCTCAAGTACGTGTATATCGATGAGATGAGTTTCATGTACGAATATGGGTTACCTTTCCTTCTTTTTTTGATTAGAAGCTCCCCGAACATGGAAAAACTTAAGCTACGGGTGAATGCCGATCGTTATTGTCACAAAGATCCCATTCTTCAGTCTCAGAAATGCTCTTCTACACTCAAAGGTTGTTCAGATATTTTGTTGGAGCATCTGAAGGTAATAGAGATTTCCGATTTGTGGAACAAGAACACGAAGCCTACGTTGGATTTTGTGAAGTTTATTATGTCCAAGTCACCTGCGCTCAAGAAGGTGAGGATATCCCTTCATAAGGGAGGTCACAGGGATGACGGGTTGCAGGTTTCCGAAGTTCTCTTATCGTCCCAAAGTGCATCACCAATGGTAGATATCATTGTTGAAAATGACGTTTAG
- the LOC110878883 gene encoding F-box/FBD/LRR-repeat protein At1g13570 isoform X2, with protein sequence MDMFKKLPHTIIENILCLVPIQEAARTSILSKEWRYHWTKIPKLVFDEETFQVLGDVSDQRPRKEERVSNIQNQREGTSYWCKLFYAFYQILLKHEGPIHEFTLNVLSDETCDEIYHIINYALRNYSVKKLTIDLTWAYLLPLSMLSFHQLTDLHLDNCDLGYRPMTFNVFDSLTNLYLRDVDTSKKTLLHLISSCPLLKSLTLMIDDSQGFDESLDFEEYSLTNLFECFPMVENLSTCFSITKYFDKDGVPQVLPTSLIYLKSSPNMEKLKLRVNADRYCHKDPILQSQKCSSTLKGCSDILLEHLKVIEISDLWNKNTKPTLDFVKFIMSKSPALKKVRISLHKGGHRDDGLQVSEVLLSSQSASPMVDIIVENDV encoded by the exons ATGGACATGTTCAAGAAGCTTCCTCACACCATAATTGAAAACATTCTATGTCTTGTACCGATTcaagaggcagcaaggacaagCATCCTTTCTAAGGAATGGAGGTACCATTGGACCAAAATCCCAAAACTCGTGTTTGATGAGGAGACGTTTCAAGTATTAGGTGACGTTAGTGATCAGCGGCCTCGTAAGGAAGAAAGGGTTAGCAACATACAAAATCAAAGGGAAGGAACGAGCTACTGGTGTAAACTTTTCTATGCTTTCTATCAAATTTTGTTGAAACACGAGGGTCCAATACACGAGTTCACTCTTAATGTTCTCTCAGATGAGACATGTGATGAAATCTACCATATAATAAATTATGCGTTGAGGAACTATAGTGTCAAGAAATTAACAATTGACCTCACTTGGGCGTATCTGTTACCCTTATCTATGTTGTCGTTTCATCAGTTAACGGACCTACATCTCGATAACTGTGATCTTGGCTACAGACCGATGACGTTCAATGTATTTGATAGCCTTACAAACTTATATTTGAGAGATGTAGACACTAGTAAAAAGACGCTTCTACATCTCATATCCAGTTGTCCATTGCTTAAGAGCTTGACTCTG ATGATTGATGATTCACAAGGTTTTGACGAATCACTAGATTTTGAGGAGTACAGCCTTACAAATCTATTTGAGTGTTTCCCTATGGTTGAAAATCTGTCTACTTGTTTCTCGATAACCAAG TATTTTGATAAAGACGGAGTTCCACAAGTGCTTCCAACGTCGTTAATCTACCTCAA AAGCTCCCCGAACATGGAAAAACTTAAGCTACGGGTGAATGCCGATCGTTATTGTCACAAAGATCCCATTCTTCAGTCTCAGAAATGCTCTTCTACACTCAAAGGTTGTTCAGATATTTTGTTGGAGCATCTGAAGGTAATAGAGATTTCCGATTTGTGGAACAAGAACACGAAGCCTACGTTGGATTTTGTGAAGTTTATTATGTCCAAGTCACCTGCGCTCAAGAAGGTGAGGATATCCCTTCATAAGGGAGGTCACAGGGATGACGGGTTGCAGGTTTCCGAAGTTCTCTTATCGTCCCAAAGTGCATCACCAATGGTAGATATCATTGTTGAAAATGACGTTTAG
- the LOC110878875 gene encoding beta-1,6-galactosyltransferase GALT29A, producing MKRSIRPIFSVVFIIAAAATLCFRIMVSGVSSGGELGYRNDIVVEQRPAPVFNDTLLRFAAVDLAEDSLRQDVEQLVDGNFRDLTSGRHRSFLWSGRHRIDIRARSARGVPVQLRSPEFYRLWLEFRRYLQTWWRNHRFRDDVMSNLINIVKILNTSNDDNEKGLKYKTCAVVGNSGILLKSDLGEVIDSHEFVIRLNNARTRGYERNVGSKTSLSFVNSNILHLCARRERCFCHPYGENVAIMMYMCQMIHFLDYAVCNASHKAPLLITDPQFDILCARIVKYYSVSRFVKETGKPLDEWAGSHDGSSFHYSSGMQAVMLALGICEKVSIFGFGKSDSAKHHYHTNQKGELHLHDYQAEYDLYRDLVERPEAVPFISDKFKFPPVVIHR from the coding sequence ATGAAGAGGTCAATCCGTCCTATATTCAGTGTTGTGTTTATTATCGCAGCCGCCGCCACACTCTGTTTCCGAATCATGGTTTCCGGCGTCTCCTCCGGTGGGGAATTGGGGTACCGGAACGACATCGTGGTGGAGCAAAGACCTGCACCGGTGTTTAACGACACATTGTTGAGATTTGCCGCTGTTGATTTGGCTGAGGATTCATTGAGGCAAGATGTCGAACAGTTGGTGGACGGTAATTTTAGGGACTTAACGAGCGGTCGCCACCGCTCGTTTCTGTGGTCCGGGCGTCACCGGATCGATATCCGAGCCCGGTCGGCTCGGGGGGTCCCGGTTCAGCTCCGGTCCCCGGAGTTTTACCGGCTCTGGTTAGAGTTTAGGAGATATTTACAAACCTGGTGGCGTAACCACCGGTTTCGGGATGATGTAATGTCGAATTTGATCAACATTGTCAAGATTTTAAACACTAGTAATGATGATAATGAAAAGGGTTTGAAGTATAAGACTTGTGCTGTGGTGGGTAATAGTGGGATCTTGTTAAAATCTGATCTTGGTGAGGTGATTGATAGTCATGAGTTTGTTATCAGATTGAATAATGCGAGAACGCGCGGGTATGAACGCAATGTGGGTTCGAAAACGAGCCTCTCGTTTGTGAACAGTAACATTCTGCACTTGTGTGCGCGGCGCGAGAGGTGTTTTTGTCACCCGTATGGCGAAAACGTGGCGATAATGATGTACATGTGTCAAATGATACATTTTCTCGATTACGCTGTGTGTAACGCGTCGCACAAGGCGCCGTTGTTGATCACTGACCCGCAGTTCGATATCCTATGTGCGCGGATCGTAAAGTATTATTCGGTTTCTAGGTTTGTTAAAGAAACCGGGAAGCCGTTAGACGAATGGGCGGGTTCACATGACGGATCTAGTTTTCATTATTCGTCGGGTATGCAGGCGGTGATGCTTGCGTTAGGGATTTGTGAAAAGGTTAGTATTTTTGGGTTTGGGAAGTCGGATTCCGCTAAGCATCATTATCATACGAATCAAAAAGGGGAGCTGCATTTGCATGATTATCAAGCGGAATACGATTTGTATCGGGATCTTGTGGAGAGGCCTGAGGCGGTACCGTTTATTTCAGATAAGTTTAAGTTCCCTCCGGTTGTTATACATAGATGA